Proteins encoded together in one Thermodesulfobacteriota bacterium window:
- a CDS encoding DUF3488 and transglutaminase-like domain-containing protein, with translation MTPAAANGPRLPPAAGVLLFATWATALGPHALRVPGWVVVAVALLGAWRIRLELRGGRELPRWLVFGLTILGALGVALSAPRPLGRDAALLLLFLLGGLKLLELRQARDRVLLVFLSWFLVLANLLYDPSPAAAVHMGATVLVSAGALVCLSDARGNLGWRGGLGVAGRLLAPALPLALVVFLLFPRVPGRLWSLPADVSRGLSGFSETMSPGSVTDIALSDAVAFRADFRGTLPPSSQRYWRGLVLQDTDGVRWTAGRSPQEVLAGPPETTADALEHEVTLEPHGKRWLFALDRPVSAPEGARLTRGSELRAAAPVVHRRRYAVRSLPGGSGGETQGESPELAAALALPAVSARVRGLAQEWAQAAGAPSGRLDGEAVVRQALDFFRREPFVYTLSPPLLGRDPVDAFLFEARAGFCEHFAAAFTVLMRAAGVPARVVAGYLGGEENPLGGYLLVLQADAHAWSEVWLEERGWVRVDPTTAVAPERIERPILRMLGAGSLPVRFALPGEGPLAAGIRWTRAAWDALGHGWNRWVLGYDYFRQRDLMARLGYRGATWRGLSIALAAAGGVFLAGLALALARRGAGALELPEVRAYRRFCRRLDRTGVPRRPHEGPLDLASRIAQERADLADAARAVLEPYQRLRYAPQLPSGARQEELRRLRRAVRAFRPGRMPRSAGPK, from the coding sequence GTGACGCCCGCCGCGGCGAACGGGCCTCGGCTGCCTCCCGCCGCTGGGGTGCTCCTGTTCGCGACCTGGGCCACGGCGCTCGGCCCCCACGCCCTGCGGGTGCCGGGCTGGGTGGTGGTCGCCGTGGCGCTCTTGGGGGCCTGGCGCATCCGGCTCGAGCTCCGGGGAGGACGCGAGCTCCCCCGCTGGCTCGTCTTCGGGCTCACCATCCTGGGCGCCCTGGGCGTGGCCCTCTCGGCGCCCCGCCCCCTGGGGCGCGACGCGGCCCTCCTGCTCCTCTTCCTCCTGGGGGGATTGAAGCTGCTGGAGCTGCGCCAGGCCCGGGACCGGGTGCTCCTGGTCTTCCTCTCCTGGTTCCTCGTGCTCGCCAACCTCCTCTACGACCCCTCTCCCGCAGCGGCCGTCCACATGGGCGCGACGGTGCTCGTGTCCGCGGGGGCGCTCGTTTGCCTTTCCGACGCCCGGGGCAACCTGGGATGGCGGGGAGGGCTCGGGGTCGCGGGGCGGCTGCTCGCCCCCGCCCTGCCCCTGGCGCTGGTCGTCTTCCTCCTCTTCCCCCGGGTCCCGGGCCGCCTCTGGAGCCTGCCCGCCGACGTGAGCCGGGGCCTTTCCGGATTTTCCGAGACCATGTCCCCCGGCAGCGTCACCGACATCGCCCTCTCGGACGCGGTGGCGTTCCGGGCCGACTTCCGAGGCACCCTCCCCCCTTCGTCCCAGCGCTACTGGCGGGGTCTGGTGCTGCAAGACACCGACGGGGTGCGCTGGACCGCCGGCCGCTCTCCCCAGGAGGTTCTCGCCGGGCCCCCGGAAACCACTGCGGACGCGCTGGAGCACGAGGTCACCCTCGAACCCCACGGAAAGCGCTGGCTCTTCGCCCTGGACCGGCCGGTCTCCGCACCGGAGGGGGCGCGCCTCACCCGGGGCAGCGAGCTTCGGGCCGCCGCGCCGGTGGTACATCGAAGGCGCTACGCGGTGCGGTCGCTTCCCGGAGGCAGCGGCGGCGAGACCCAGGGAGAGTCCCCGGAGCTGGCGGCGGCGCTCGCCCTGCCCGCGGTGAGCGCTCGGGTGCGAGGGCTGGCACAGGAATGGGCCCAGGCGGCCGGCGCGCCGTCGGGGCGGCTCGACGGGGAAGCCGTGGTCCGCCAGGCCCTGGACTTCTTTCGCCGGGAGCCCTTCGTGTACACGCTCTCCCCGCCGCTCCTGGGCCGCGACCCGGTGGATGCCTTCCTCTTCGAGGCCCGGGCGGGCTTCTGCGAGCACTTCGCCGCGGCCTTCACGGTGCTGATGCGCGCCGCGGGGGTTCCCGCCCGCGTCGTGGCAGGGTACCTGGGGGGAGAGGAGAACCCCCTGGGAGGCTACCTCCTGGTGCTCCAGGCCGACGCCCACGCCTGGAGCGAGGTGTGGCTCGAGGAGCGCGGATGGGTGCGGGTGGACCCCACGACGGCGGTGGCCCCGGAGCGCATCGAGCGCCCCATCCTGCGGATGCTCGGCGCCGGGTCGCTACCGGTGCGCTTCGCCCTGCCCGGCGAAGGCCCTCTGGCTGCGGGAATCCGGTGGACCCGGGCGGCCTGGGACGCCCTGGGCCACGGGTGGAACCGCTGGGTGCTGGGATACGACTACTTTCGCCAGCGCGACCTCATGGCCCGCCTGGGCTACCGGGGCGCCACCTGGAGGGGGCTTTCCATCGCCCTGGCGGCGGCGGGGGGGGTGTTCCTGGCGGGCCTGGCACTTGCCCTGGCCCGGCGCGGCGCAGGCGCCCTAGAGCTGCCCGAGGTTCGGGCCTACCGGCGCTTCTGCCGTCGGCTCGACCGGACGGGAGTGCCCCGCAGACCCCACGAGGGGCCCCTGGACCTGGCGTCGAGAATCGCACAGGAACGGGCCGACCTTGCCGACGCCGCGCGCGCGGTTCTCGAGCCCTACCAGAGACTGCGGTACGCACCGCAGCTTCCGTCGGGAGCCCGGCAGGAAGAACTGCGCCGGCTCCGCCGGGCGGTGCGGGCCTTTCGGCCCGGCAGAATGCCGCGCTC
- a CDS encoding DUF58 domain-containing protein produces the protein MSLRRRDLDVAAKGNPVPGALARLARPLRRAGFLRGEGPAAGPVALDRSRIFVLPTRAGWTLGALLLAMLLGSVNYENGLGLLLTFLLGSLAVVSILHTHRNLSGLRLAPGRTEPVFAGEAARFAILLDNPGGTRRAVALRPRARNGGREGEAADLPPGASAVELLRPAARRGRLALGPVVVETRFPLGLARAWSVFELPLGCLVYPRPGPPHPWPAPTGSDREGEAAAPSGVGQGDFAGIRRHHPGESPGTVHWKASARAQELLSKHFLGEQGAQLWLSWDDLPGLGTEERLSRLCRWALEAHGSARPWALRLPGFQAGPDRGEAHLRRCLTALAEFEP, from the coding sequence GTGAGCTTGCGGCGGCGGGATCTCGACGTGGCGGCGAAGGGGAACCCCGTGCCGGGCGCACTGGCGCGCCTGGCAAGACCGCTGCGCAGGGCTGGGTTCCTGCGGGGGGAAGGACCGGCCGCCGGCCCGGTCGCCCTGGACCGCTCCCGCATCTTCGTCTTGCCCACCCGGGCCGGCTGGACCCTGGGAGCGCTGCTCCTGGCCATGCTCCTGGGTTCGGTGAACTACGAGAACGGCCTGGGGCTCCTCCTCACCTTCCTCCTGGGCAGCCTCGCCGTCGTCTCCATTCTCCACACCCACCGAAACCTCTCCGGCCTGCGCCTGGCGCCGGGGCGGACCGAGCCGGTGTTCGCGGGCGAGGCGGCGCGGTTCGCCATCCTCCTGGACAATCCGGGCGGCACCCGGCGGGCGGTCGCCCTGCGCCCCCGGGCCCGCAACGGGGGGCGGGAAGGGGAAGCCGCGGACCTGCCGCCCGGGGCAAGCGCCGTGGAGCTCCTGCGCCCGGCGGCCCGCAGGGGACGCCTGGCGCTGGGCCCCGTCGTGGTGGAGACCCGGTTTCCCCTGGGTCTGGCCCGGGCCTGGTCGGTGTTCGAGCTCCCGCTCGGCTGCCTCGTCTATCCCCGTCCCGGCCCGCCCCACCCCTGGCCGGCCCCCACCGGCTCGGACCGGGAGGGAGAAGCCGCCGCCCCGTCCGGAGTCGGGCAGGGCGATTTCGCGGGGATCCGGCGGCACCACCCGGGCGAATCGCCGGGCACGGTGCACTGGAAGGCCTCGGCCCGCGCCCAGGAGCTCCTCTCCAAGCACTTCCTGGGCGAACAGGGCGCGCAACTGTGGCTCTCCTGGGACGACCTCCCGGGGCTCGGCACGGAGGAGCGCCTGAGCCGGCTCTGCCGCTGGGCCCTGGAGGCCCACGGGAGCGCACGGCCCTGGGCGCTCCGCCTGCCCGGCTTCCAGGCGGGGCCCGACCGGGGCGAGGCCCACCTGCGCCGGTGCCTGACCGCCCTGGCGGAGTTCGAGCCGTGA